A section of the Roseovarius sp. W115 genome encodes:
- the fdhD gene encoding formate dehydrogenase accessory sulfurtransferase FdhD, translating to MAVEDILSDYLIAPDPKAARLTRAVMGHDHEGQSVEISVVEERPLTIFLNGQEIVTAMTIGDYPDYLALGFLRNQGMLRDGETVTGVDYDEDLETVVVRTDGQTTYEEKLKKKTRTSGCAVGTVFGDMMEGLEGMVLPQVSVRTSDLYQLASKINRTPSLYLEAGAIHGTVLCQGARPLVYMEDVGRHNAVDKIAGWMLSEGVSAEDKLLYTTGRLTSEMVIKTALMGIPVLASRSGFTAWGVEIAREVGLTLIGRMRGKRFVCLSGEERLDRDVNPADVPDEDKKHRRKSAGGGT from the coding sequence GTGGCGGTCGAAGACATACTGTCGGATTATCTCATTGCGCCTGATCCAAAGGCCGCGCGGCTGACGCGTGCGGTGATGGGGCATGACCACGAGGGGCAGTCGGTTGAGATTTCTGTGGTGGAAGAGCGTCCACTCACCATTTTTCTCAACGGCCAGGAAATCGTCACCGCCATGACGATTGGCGACTATCCCGATTACCTGGCGCTGGGCTTTCTGCGCAATCAGGGCATGCTGCGGGATGGCGAGACCGTCACAGGGGTGGATTATGACGAAGATCTTGAAACCGTCGTTGTGCGCACGGATGGACAGACTACCTACGAAGAAAAGCTGAAGAAAAAGACGCGCACCAGTGGCTGTGCGGTGGGGACGGTCTTTGGCGACATGATGGAGGGGCTTGAGGGCATGGTGCTGCCGCAAGTGTCGGTGCGGACCTCAGACCTTTATCAGCTTGCTTCCAAGATCAACCGCACCCCGTCGCTTTACCTTGAGGCAGGCGCGATTCACGGCACGGTGCTCTGTCAGGGCGCGCGACCGCTGGTCTATATGGAGGATGTGGGGCGGCATAATGCGGTGGACAAGATTGCCGGGTGGATGCTGTCTGAGGGTGTGAGTGCAGAAGATAAGCTGCTCTACACCACCGGGCGGCTGACCTCGGAGATGGTGATCAAGACGGCGTTGATGGGCATTCCCGTGCTGGCCTCCCGATCAGGCTTTACCGCCTGGGGCGTGGAGATAGCCCGCGAGGTGGGTCTCACGCTGATTGGGCGGATGCGGGGCAAGCGGTTTGTGTGTTTGTCAGGAGAGGAGCGGCTGGACCGGGATGTGAATCCTGCAGACGTGCCTGATGAGGATAAGAAGCATCGCCGGAAATCTGCAGGTGGTGGCACGTGA
- the mobA gene encoding molybdenum cofactor guanylyltransferase MobA — MTCAVGIILAGGLATRMGGGDKCLLSLGDGTLLDQVMDRLRPQVGALALNANGDPARFDGFDLPVVPDSIAEYPGPLAGVLAGLDWAADQGADLVISVAADTPFFPTNLVETLLAEAEGMAHPLVLAATPRGETETKSMSRSGLIRHPTFGLWPVALRDDLRAALEGGLRKVVLWTEQHGGREAVFSGGGDPFFNVNTPEDLRRAQAMLGEQV; from the coding sequence ATGACATGTGCCGTCGGCATCATCCTCGCAGGCGGGCTGGCCACGCGGATGGGTGGCGGGGACAAATGTCTTTTGTCGCTGGGTGATGGGACGCTTCTGGATCAGGTGATGGACCGGCTGCGGCCACAGGTCGGGGCCTTGGCGCTCAATGCCAATGGGGATCCGGCGCGGTTTGATGGCTTTGACCTCCCGGTTGTGCCGGACTCCATTGCCGAATACCCCGGGCCTTTGGCGGGGGTGCTGGCCGGGCTGGATTGGGCGGCGGATCAGGGGGCGGATTTGGTTATCAGCGTGGCGGCGGATACGCCTTTTTTTCCCACAAACCTGGTTGAGACGCTTCTTGCGGAGGCAGAGGGCATGGCACATCCGCTGGTGCTTGCAGCGACGCCGCGCGGCGAGACAGAGACCAAATCCATGAGCCGCTCGGGTCTTATTCGCCATCCCACATTTGGGCTATGGCCCGTGGCGCTGCGCGATGATCTGCGCGCCGCTCTTGAGGGTGGGTTGCGCAAGGTGGTGCTCTGGACGGAACAGCACGGCGGGCGCGAGGCGGTGTTTTCCGGTGGCGGCGATCCGTTTTTCAATGTGAACACGCCTGAGGATCTGAGGCGGGCGCAGGCAATGCTGGGGGAGCAGGTATGA
- the mobB gene encoding molybdopterin-guanine dinucleotide biosynthesis protein B has protein sequence MKVYGVVGWKNAGKTGLMERLVAEITGRGYSVSTVKHAHHSFDVDHAGKDSHRHRVAGATEVLLASRNRFALMHELRDEDEPTLEMLLAKIAPVDLILIEGYKRDAHPKVEAHRQEPGNPLIAPDDPTIRAVASDVDLDLDRPVFDLDDTRAIADFILRDVGLDASGP, from the coding sequence ATGAAGGTTTACGGCGTTGTGGGCTGGAAGAATGCGGGCAAGACCGGGCTGATGGAACGGCTTGTGGCCGAGATCACCGGGCGGGGCTATTCGGTGTCGACAGTCAAGCACGCGCATCATTCCTTTGACGTGGACCACGCCGGCAAGGACAGTCACCGCCACCGTGTGGCGGGGGCAACCGAGGTGCTCTTGGCGTCGCGCAACCGTTTTGCGTTGATGCATGAATTGCGAGACGAGGATGAGCCGACGCTTGAGATGTTGCTGGCCAAGATCGCGCCGGTCGATTTGATCCTGATCGAAGGGTATAAGCGCGACGCTCACCCCAAGGTGGAAGCGCATCGTCAGGAGCCGGGCAATCCGTTGATTGCGCCGGATGACCCAACCATTCGGGCGGTGGCCAGTGATGTTGACCTTGATCTGGATCGCCCGGTTTTCGATCTGGATGACACACGCGCCATTGCGGATTTCATTCTGCGCGATGTGGGTCTGGATGCGAGTGGGCCGTGA
- the glp gene encoding gephyrin-like molybdotransferase Glp produces the protein MTRFDGVAIVDWSGGNDTGPRPKKDAIWMGCARDGVCEPPTYLRNRAEAEEAIADLIESALIAGDRLCIGFDFPFGYPKGFAEALTGEVDVFALWDWLEAHVEDTPKANNRFDVAGQINEMFPGVGPFWFNGVKRDVPHLPRKDTRDGHGMTEWRRAEGLAKGAFTCWQVGGAGAVGGQVLTGLPVLNRLRRRFDGQVAVWPFEPLNRPISFIETWPGLINPVVKEAEAKGGIRDAAQVRLLARAVSRLSADNLDAMLNVDAPEEGWIMGLGHEDKLIAAAQGALQPPPLKDDCFALPAGVDWTPVDKALEMLRQRLHPVVGTRHVPLQDGLGLGLAEDVVARRSNPPEANTAVDGYGFAFDPLGPGDQVLPLVEGRSAAGVPFDGTVPEGFALRVLTGAALPDGVDTVILEEDVTLGTGEIAFREGIKRGANTRNAGEDVRAGAVILSQGRGLTPADLALASATGIADLSVYEPLKVAVISTGDELVDPGETARNGQIYDANRPMLLGLAKRFGYQTVDLGRIADDRDALSTALDQAAREADVILTSGGASAGDEDHVSALLNEAGAMAQWRIALKPGRPLALGMWDGTPVFGLPGNPVAALVCTLIFARPAMRVLAGQAWEDPQGFDLPAAFEKTKKPGRREYLRARVRDGKVEVFKSEGSGRISGLSWADGLVELPDGAVTITPGTPVRYIPFGSFD, from the coding sequence GTGACACGGTTTGATGGCGTTGCGATTGTGGATTGGTCTGGTGGGAACGACACCGGACCTCGGCCCAAGAAAGACGCGATCTGGATGGGGTGCGCGCGCGATGGGGTGTGCGAGCCACCAACATACTTGCGCAATCGGGCCGAAGCAGAAGAGGCGATTGCTGATCTTATTGAGAGCGCTTTGATAGCTGGTGACCGGCTTTGCATCGGGTTTGATTTTCCGTTTGGGTATCCCAAGGGGTTCGCCGAAGCCCTGACCGGCGAGGTGGATGTCTTTGCCCTTTGGGATTGGCTGGAGGCGCATGTAGAAGACACGCCCAAGGCCAATAATCGGTTCGATGTGGCGGGGCAGATTAACGAGATGTTTCCAGGTGTCGGGCCATTTTGGTTCAATGGCGTGAAGCGCGATGTTCCGCATCTGCCGCGCAAGGACACGCGCGACGGTCACGGCATGACGGAATGGCGGCGGGCCGAGGGTTTGGCCAAGGGGGCCTTTACCTGTTGGCAGGTGGGCGGCGCGGGGGCTGTGGGTGGTCAGGTGCTGACCGGGCTGCCGGTGCTGAACCGTTTGCGGCGGCGCTTTGACGGACAGGTTGCCGTCTGGCCGTTTGAGCCGCTCAATCGTCCCATCAGCTTTATCGAGACTTGGCCCGGTCTGATCAATCCGGTGGTCAAGGAGGCCGAAGCCAAGGGCGGCATTCGTGATGCAGCGCAGGTGCGCCTGCTGGCGCGCGCTGTGTCGCGCTTGTCAGCAGACAATCTCGACGCCATGCTGAATGTAGATGCCCCTGAGGAAGGATGGATCATGGGTCTGGGTCACGAGGACAAGTTGATTGCGGCGGCGCAAGGCGCTTTGCAACCGCCTCCGCTCAAAGATGATTGCTTTGCGCTGCCTGCGGGCGTGGACTGGACTCCTGTGGACAAGGCTCTTGAGATGTTGCGTCAGCGCCTGCATCCGGTTGTCGGGACGCGGCATGTTCCCTTGCAGGACGGGCTGGGTCTGGGGCTGGCCGAAGATGTGGTGGCCCGGCGCTCTAATCCGCCTGAGGCCAACACCGCAGTTGATGGGTATGGGTTTGCGTTTGACCCCCTTGGCCCAGGGGATCAGGTTCTGCCCCTCGTCGAGGGACGCTCGGCGGCAGGCGTGCCTTTCGATGGGACCGTGCCAGAGGGTTTTGCCCTTCGCGTGCTGACCGGGGCTGCGCTGCCCGATGGTGTGGACACGGTGATTTTGGAAGAAGACGTCACGCTAGGCACCGGGGAAATTGCGTTTAGAGAAGGTATCAAGCGCGGCGCAAATACGCGCAATGCCGGGGAAGATGTGCGTGCTGGTGCGGTCATCCTGTCGCAAGGTCGCGGCCTGACGCCAGCGGATTTGGCACTGGCTTCGGCGACGGGGATTGCAGACTTGTCGGTCTATGAACCGCTCAAGGTGGCGGTGATTTCCACCGGGGATGAGCTTGTGGACCCCGGCGAGACGGCCAGGAATGGTCAGATTTACGACGCCAACAGGCCCATGCTTTTGGGGCTGGCAAAGCGGTTTGGGTATCAGACAGTTGATCTTGGACGCATTGCGGATGATCGTGATGCCTTGAGCACCGCGTTGGACCAAGCGGCGCGTGAGGCAGATGTGATCCTGACCTCCGGCGGAGCATCAGCAGGGGATGAAGACCACGTGTCGGCCCTGCTCAATGAGGCAGGCGCGATGGCGCAGTGGCGGATTGCGCTGAAACCCGGGCGGCCCCTGGCCCTGGGGATGTGGGACGGCACGCCGGTCTTTGGCCTGCCGGGCAATCCGGTCGCTGCACTTGTCTGCACGCTGATTTTTGCGCGCCCGGCGATGCGGGTTCTGGCGGGGCAGGCGTGGGAAGATCCGCAGGGGTTTGACCTGCCAGCGGCGTTTGAGAAAACCAAGAAGCCGGGGCGGCGGGAGTACCTGCGGGCGCGGGTGCGCGATGGCAAAGTTGAGGTGTTCAAATCCGAAGGGTCGGGGCGCATCAGTGGGTTAAGCTGGGCCGATGGTTTGGTCGAATTGCCAGATGGCGCGGTGACGATCACGCCGGGCACACCGGTGCGCTACATTCCGTTCGGCAGTTTCGACTGA
- a CDS encoding ABC transporter ATP-binding protein produces the protein MSEPKPTKRQPLYSDADKDNLRWFWRNYLRKHSGKLLIVLGLILVQGLVYQQFLAMTESGLRVIFEAGAMRDLIMVCIVVFLLFTVRGIVSFLAPMITVKISNQAIYEMRRDLIGHLMSLDLAYFERTKSGEIIQKLVTQTQQIGVFVGLGVANAIRDAVTVIVVSGYLIWKNPLLFASAVVVLPFIIVVMNFVSDRVKKGQAEAEQALGNYMNGIEETVNGMRTVKIASQEEVEKERLFTGTKSLRHLMNRVQITQALVLPSIDLSSAFVYVLVIGGGGYMVLSPNFDVDGAAIITFLLGMVMVFDPARLLAQFFGALQSNLVLLDRVRALYAETPSINDAPEAKAEFDTKGDITLRNITFSYDPEQPLFDGLNMSFKGGHVSAIVGATGSGKTTILSLLSRLYDVQSGEITFGDTPVRDLQVARLRGAFSVVAQDIVIFNASIWDNIRYVNPDATDEDIWQAAENAEIADLVRRRGDTPVGPKGAQLSGGQKQRIAIARAFLRDAPILLLDEATSALDQATEERIKKALDRLTKDKTTIVVAHRLSSIAHADSIFVLESGQLVEQGKHEDLLAQKGLYAQLYQAQKKGYDEK, from the coding sequence ATGAGCGAGCCCAAACCCACCAAGCGCCAGCCGCTCTATTCAGACGCGGACAAGGACAATCTGCGCTGGTTCTGGCGAAATTACCTGCGCAAGCACTCAGGCAAACTCCTGATTGTTCTGGGGCTTATCCTCGTTCAGGGGCTTGTTTATCAACAATTCCTCGCCATGACCGAAAGCGGCCTGCGCGTGATCTTTGAGGCTGGTGCCATGCGCGACCTGATCATGGTCTGCATCGTTGTGTTCCTGCTCTTCACCGTGCGCGGCATCGTGTCGTTTCTGGCCCCGATGATCACCGTAAAAATCTCGAACCAGGCCATCTATGAGATGCGCCGCGATCTGATCGGACACTTGATGTCCCTCGATCTTGCCTATTTTGAGCGCACCAAGTCCGGCGAAATCATCCAGAAACTCGTCACCCAAACCCAGCAAATCGGCGTCTTTGTCGGCCTCGGTGTCGCCAACGCCATTCGCGATGCCGTCACGGTGATCGTCGTTTCGGGCTATCTGATCTGGAAAAACCCCCTCCTCTTTGCCTCGGCAGTCGTTGTTCTGCCCTTCATCATCGTGGTGATGAATTTCGTCTCTGACCGCGTCAAGAAAGGCCAGGCCGAGGCCGAGCAGGCCCTTGGCAATTACATGAACGGGATTGAGGAGACGGTGAACGGCATGCGCACCGTCAAAATTGCCAGCCAGGAAGAAGTTGAGAAGGAGCGCCTGTTCACGGGCACGAAATCCCTGCGCCACCTGATGAACCGCGTGCAGATCACCCAGGCGCTTGTCCTGCCCTCCATCGACCTCAGCTCTGCCTTTGTCTATGTGCTGGTGATCGGCGGGGGCGGTTACATGGTGCTGAGCCCCAATTTCGATGTCGATGGGGCCGCCATCATCACCTTCCTCTTGGGCATGGTCATGGTCTTTGATCCCGCCCGCCTTCTGGCGCAGTTCTTTGGCGCGCTGCAATCGAACCTAGTGCTGCTGGACCGCGTGCGCGCCCTCTACGCGGAAACGCCCAGCATCAATGACGCGCCCGAGGCCAAAGCCGAATTTGACACCAAAGGCGACATCACCCTGAGGAACATCACCTTTTCCTACGATCCCGAACAGCCGCTTTTCGACGGGCTGAACATGTCCTTCAAGGGCGGGCATGTGTCGGCCATCGTGGGGGCGACCGGGTCGGGCAAAACCACCATCCTGTCGCTGCTGTCCCGCCTTTATGACGTGCAATCCGGCGAAATCACCTTTGGCGACACACCGGTGCGCGATCTGCAGGTCGCCCGCCTGCGCGGCGCGTTTTCGGTGGTCGCGCAAGACATCGTGATCTTCAACGCCTCGATCTGGGATAACATCCGATATGTGAACCCAGACGCCACGGATGAGGATATCTGGCAGGCCGCCGAGAATGCCGAGATTGCCGACCTTGTCCGCCGCCGCGGCGATACGCCTGTCGGCCCCAAGGGCGCTCAACTGTCAGGCGGTCAAAAGCAACGTATCGCCATCGCCCGCGCTTTCCTGCGAGATGCGCCGATCCTGCTCTTGGATGAGGCCACATCCGCCCTAGATCAGGCAACTGAGGAACGCATCAAGAAAGCGCTCGACCGTCTGACCAAGGACAAGACCACTATCGTTGTGGCCCATAGGCTAAGTTCCATCGCTCATGCGGACAGCATTTTTGTGCTCGAAAGCGGCCAGCTTGTGGAACAGGGCAAGCACGAGGACTTGCTCGCGCAAAAGGGCCTCTACGCACAACTCTATCAAGCCCAGAAAAAGGGCTATGACGAAAAGTAG
- a CDS encoding amino acid synthesis family protein: MPDFTLRKTALFVEDIHHDGGAIADKPRRRAALAALVKNPFAGTYVDDLQSAMDDLKPLGLSMTDRLIDAMGGLTGIDGYGKAAMAGEAGELEHTALWHVPGGYAMRARLGEAKAIVPSSMKQGGPGTRIDVPLGHINAAYVRSHFDGMEVGLPDGPRSDELLFILAMSRGGRIHDRMGGLTVEEVQGEDGLR; encoded by the coding sequence ATGCCTGACTTCACCCTGCGCAAAACCGCGCTTTTCGTCGAGGACATCCACCACGATGGCGGTGCCATAGCCGACAAACCGCGCCGTCGGGCCGCGCTCGCCGCCTTGGTGAAGAATCCATTCGCGGGCACCTATGTGGACGACCTGCAATCTGCCATGGACGATCTCAAACCCCTTGGCCTGAGCATGACCGACCGCCTCATCGATGCCATGGGCGGGCTGACTGGCATTGACGGCTACGGCAAAGCCGCCATGGCAGGCGAGGCCGGAGAGTTGGAGCATACAGCCCTCTGGCACGTGCCCGGCGGCTATGCCATGCGCGCGCGATTGGGAGAGGCCAAGGCCATCGTGCCCTCATCCATGAAACAGGGCGGGCCGGGCACGCGCATCGACGTGCCCCTGGGCCATATCAACGCGGCCTATGTGCGCAGTCACTTTGACGGTATGGAAGTGGGCCTGCCCGATGGTCCTCGTTCCGATGAACTGCTCTTTATCCTCGCCATGAGCCGCGGCGGGCGCATCCATGACCGGATGGGTGGCCTGACCGTGGAGGAAGTCCAAGGCGAGGACGGTTTGCGGTAG
- a CDS encoding UPF0280 family protein, with product MQGPQIGFLPDGRRMHLHHGPIDMIVDVTGPGRAIALRRAATRFETVLDELVRDLPRLRQPNGDMPATPPARRMVTATAPFAPTFITPMAAVAGAGADTILEAICDGEGVTKAYVNNGGDIAFHLTGKQTVTAAVAAYPPATVTVVAHDATRGIATSGWRGRSHSLGIADSVTVLARNAAAADAAATLIANKVDLPDHAAITRVPATDHAPDSDLGARLVTTAVGPLDPSDIAAALAAGASYAQTLCDRGLIHAAYISLQGATRVVGHLSLSQQKVPEHA from the coding sequence ATGCAAGGCCCGCAAATCGGATTTCTGCCCGATGGGCGTCGGATGCACCTGCATCACGGCCCCATTGACATGATTGTCGATGTCACAGGCCCCGGACGCGCCATTGCCCTGAGACGCGCCGCCACGCGGTTTGAAACCGTGCTGGACGAGCTGGTCCGCGACCTGCCTCGCCTGCGCCAACCAAATGGCGACATGCCAGCGACACCCCCCGCGCGTCGCATGGTGACCGCCACAGCACCCTTTGCCCCGACATTCATCACCCCGATGGCCGCTGTCGCCGGGGCAGGGGCCGACACAATTCTAGAAGCGATTTGCGATGGCGAAGGCGTCACCAAAGCCTATGTGAACAATGGCGGCGACATCGCCTTTCACCTCACGGGTAAGCAAACCGTCACCGCCGCAGTGGCCGCCTATCCCCCCGCCACAGTCACCGTCGTGGCACATGACGCCACACGCGGCATAGCCACCTCCGGCTGGCGCGGGCGAAGCCATTCGCTTGGCATCGCCGATAGCGTCACCGTCCTGGCCCGCAATGCGGCCGCGGCCGATGCGGCGGCAACGCTCATCGCAAATAAGGTGGACCTGCCAGACCACGCCGCCATCACGCGCGTGCCCGCCACGGATCATGCCCCCGACAGCGACCTCGGCGCGCGACTGGTCACAACCGCCGTCGGACCACTTGACCCAAGCGACATCGCCGCGGCCCTCGCCGCCGGAGCGAGCTATGCACAAACCCTTTGCGATCGCGGCCTCATTCACGCGGCCTACATCTCCCTGCAAGGCGCAACACGCGTTGTGGGTCATCTCTCTTTGAGCCAACAGAAAGTTCCCGAACATGCCTGA
- a CDS encoding 6-hydroxynicotinate reductase, with protein sequence MTERPPKEDKIRCDACPVMCYIAPGKIGACDRYANENGKIIRCDPLTVLDHRLEAGGEIRPFLKSDWDGEVIGTDDVFVSGVGSGTTYPDYKPAPFIVSREVDGADFVTVVTEAIFSYCGVKVKIDTDRHLGPETAVVRAKGEAIGHVTTSEYGSQMLSLGGVDHLTGGSKSEGRATCDALLRLCNREAVELTIDDGATLIVQAGHPPIVNGETEARMRVGCGSATIGMFASQWQGLVDEVVVVDDHITGVVSEHQAGKVLGWPDTGIRIKGHRSTPGRYFKVAQPGQGWGGTDIDDPLSILNPWLEKKGARPGLTLLMVSTTGEHAAYYVLDDNLEPQAKPMPKALQPSVDLIAENCEPALCTVMFQAGAGGSLRSGVTQNPVKLTRSVQATNTSVTCGGEPAYVWPGGGITLMVDVLNMPDGSFGYVPTPALVAPLEFTLSRDDYRTLGGHDAAIRSLSDILETGGEYGSAVRVVAPKTGDA encoded by the coding sequence ATGACCGAACGCCCGCCCAAAGAGGACAAGATCCGCTGCGATGCCTGTCCGGTCATGTGCTACATCGCGCCGGGTAAAATCGGCGCGTGCGACCGCTACGCCAACGAGAATGGTAAAATCATCCGCTGTGACCCCTTGACTGTGCTCGATCATCGCCTTGAGGCCGGAGGCGAAATCCGACCCTTCCTCAAATCCGACTGGGACGGAGAAGTCATCGGCACCGACGATGTCTTTGTCTCCGGTGTCGGGTCTGGCACCACCTATCCCGACTACAAACCGGCCCCCTTCATCGTCAGCCGCGAGGTTGATGGCGCGGATTTTGTGACCGTCGTGACCGAGGCTATCTTTTCCTATTGCGGCGTGAAGGTGAAGATCGACACAGACCGGCATCTGGGGCCTGAGACTGCTGTTGTGCGCGCAAAGGGCGAGGCAATCGGCCATGTGACCACATCGGAATATGGCTCTCAGATGCTCTCGCTCGGGGGCGTGGATCACCTCACAGGCGGCTCCAAATCCGAAGGGCGCGCCACCTGCGACGCGCTTTTGCGCCTGTGCAACCGCGAGGCGGTCGAGCTGACCATCGACGACGGCGCCACCTTGATCGTGCAGGCGGGCCACCCTCCCATCGTCAACGGCGAAACCGAAGCGCGCATGCGCGTCGGCTGCGGCTCCGCCACCATCGGCATGTTCGCGTCCCAATGGCAGGGGCTGGTGGATGAGGTTGTCGTGGTCGACGATCACATCACCGGCGTCGTCAGCGAGCATCAGGCGGGCAAGGTGCTTGGCTGGCCCGACACCGGCATCCGCATCAAGGGCCATCGTTCAACCCCGGGACGCTACTTCAAGGTGGCGCAACCCGGTCAGGGCTGGGGTGGCACGGATATCGACGATCCGCTCAGCATCCTCAACCCGTGGCTGGAAAAGAAGGGCGCGCGACCGGGGCTTACATTGCTGATGGTATCCACCACGGGCGAACACGCGGCCTATTACGTGTTGGATGACAATCTCGAACCACAGGCCAAGCCGATGCCCAAGGCCCTTCAACCCTCTGTCGATCTCATTGCAGAAAACTGCGAACCCGCCCTCTGCACTGTGATGTTCCAAGCCGGAGCCGGGGGCTCGCTCCGCTCAGGTGTGACGCAAAATCCGGTCAAGCTCACCCGCTCGGTTCAGGCCACAAACACTAGCGTGACCTGCGGCGGAGAGCCCGCCTATGTCTGGCCCGGCGGCGGGATCACCCTGATGGTTGATGTGCTCAACATGCCGGATGGCTCCTTTGGATATGTGCCCACACCGGCTTTGGTTGCCCCTCTGGAATTCACACTCAGCCGGGACGATTACCGCACACTCGGCGGCCATGACGCCGCGATAAGAAGCTTGAGCGATATCCTTGAGACGGGCGGCGAATATGGCAGTGCCGTGCGCGTCGTCGCCCCCAAGACCGGAGACGCGTGA